In one Silene latifolia isolate original U9 population chromosome 10, ASM4854445v1, whole genome shotgun sequence genomic region, the following are encoded:
- the LOC141608256 gene encoding uncharacterized protein LOC141608256: MYKRKACSPRVMMKIDLQKAYDSVEWSFLNDMLITLKFPESIIRILMQCVTTPSYSLSLNGELFGFFKDDLLMFCRGDIGSVVLMLRAFLSFSQASGLQMNKGKSNIYSDEGDEGTMYQLVKASAIVKYAWLVSNKTDHLWVRWVHSVYIKEQDWIDYKPGQGSSWAWRKVCWAKDLVKQHLFAADNYSIKLGYSWLTNEGPDISWHPWTSTRLIIPRHGFIVWLTAHKRLLTQDRLVRMGIIQTNVCFLCGCNAETVEHLFFLCPFSSRCLELVAAWLNISLPDQGVIEWWVKQRARSLLLKQVIAVVLASLIYHIWMSRNKCRIEGSVPHPQQVVKYCKDETLMRIKFSRVESKILGASTWISSIVK, encoded by the exons ATGTATAAAAGGAAAGCTTGCTCTCCTCGTGTCATGATGAAAATTGATCTTCAGAAGGCATATGACTCCGTTGAGTGGAGCTTCTTAAATGACATGCTAATAACTCTAAAGTTCCCTGAGTCCATCATTAGGATCCTGATGCAATGTGTGACCACCCCTAGCTACTCTTTATCTCTGAATGGGGAGTTGTTTGGGTTCTTCAAGG ATGATCTGCTTATGTTTTGTAGAGGGGATATTGGTTCTGTGGTTTTGATGTTAAGAGCTTTCCTATCATTCTCCCAAGCTTCTGGTTTGCAAATGAATAAAGGAAAGTCAAATATCTATAGTGATGAAGGGGATGAGGGGACTATGTATCAGTTGGTAAAGGCCTCAG CTATCGTGAAGTATGCTTGGTTGGTCTCCAACAAAACGGATCATTTGTGGGTAAGGTGGGTTCACTCAGTCTATATCAAAGAACAAGATTGGATTGATTATAAACCAGGTCAAGGTTCAAGTTGGGCGTGGAGGAAGGTATGTTGGGCAAAGGATTTGGTTAAACAACATCTTTTTGCTGCAGACAATTACTCTATCAAACTGGGGTATTCTTGGCTAACTAATGAAGGCCCTGATATATCCTGGCATCCTTGGACTTCTACCAGACTAATTATCCCAAGGCATGGTTTTATTGTGTGGCTGACTGCTCATAAACGTCTACTGACACAGGATAGACTGGTGAGAATGGGTATCATCCAGACGAATGTATGTTTTTTGTGTGGATGTAATGCTGAAACAGTGGAGCATTTATTCTTCCTGTGCCCTTTCAGTAGCAGGTGCCTGGAGCTTGTTGCTGCCTGGCTGAATATTTCTTTACCTGATCAGGGAGTGATTGAATGGTGGGTTAAGCAGAGAGCTCGTTCTTTGTTACTGAAGCAGGTTATTGCAGTTGTTCTAGCAAGTTTGATCTATCACATCTGGATGAGCAGGAACAAATGTCGGATTGAGGGCTCAGTACCTCATCCACAACAGGTGGTCAAGTATTGCAAGGATGAAACTTTGATGCGGATCAAATTCTCTAGAGTAGAATCAAAGATTTTAGGAGCTAGTACTTGGATAAGTTCAATTGTAAAGTAA